The Malus domestica chromosome 08, GDT2T_hap1 genomic interval gggacacttaacgaaatgaccaaaatgatggatggtggacaatctcagggaccacttttatcgatttgaaatgttagggaccaaagtgatgagttatgcaaatctcatggaccatttcgGTTATTTAGCCAAATATATTTTAGTAAGTGCGTAAAGTTTACGTGTCCAAATAATTTTGTTGTTGCAGTATCACTATCAGGGTCGAATTATTATTACATTATaaggttaatctcagtttactacccaaaaattttttggttttcaatattttgtacattaagtttttatttatttattccagAGTGGTACATAAAGTTATAATTttgggacactttcatacatccattaaAGTTGCTGTTAAATTTACCGTTAACTAATGACGTGACATCCACGTGAACAAGGACTGGGCACCACATagatattaaaaatttaaaaattaaaaaaaaaaaacttttggtcTTCTCCCTCACCCTTTCCAACcccccctcccttctctcctcttcCCCCTCCCTCTTCGACtccacaccaaaaaaaaaaacccccaatCCTAGATTTCCTTAAAAACCCTACAACAGCCCTGCCATGAAGTCACCGATCGCCCTCGTGAAATCGCCGTTCCCATCGGACAGTAGCAGCACCTGGTAGCCGATCATGAAGCACGCATCGAGGTAGGAGAGGGTCGCTTCGGGACGCTTTGTTGTAGACCGTGATGGTGGCGGAGATGGATTTGAAGACGGCAGTCGAGAAGCTGAGGAGGGCTTTTGGGTGAGAGGAGTGTAGGAGATTTTGgaggagaatgatttgggtgtGAATAGAGATGTTTTGGGTGCGGCAACGACTATGATGGTGGAGAAAATGAGGGATTTGGGGGTTCTGAGGAGCCTTAAGATTGTGAGGGAGGCTACCATTTCGGTGGTTTGAGTTTTAGAGTGAGAGGGCGAGACTATGTGAGGGAGATAGAAGAGAGAGTAGATTTGGTGGCAGTTGAGGCTATAAGTGTTGTGACACAGGGGATGGTTGGTTTTGATGGGTAAGGAGAGAAAACTCTACCGAAGCCCGATTGAGGTACTAATTGCTGATTTCGAAGATGGCCAAGACATGGAGGCGACGATTGAGGCCTCCTCTACACCCACCCCTTTTGAtccccctcccttctctcctctgtTCTTTTGGCCTCCTCATTCTCTCTTCAAAAACACCATTAATTATACCAATTAGCTATATGATATCATCACATTCTTCCGACCTAGCAACCCAGCAACTCCTCTAAGCAACCAAGAATCGCATCCAACAGAACCCAGCAATGGAATCACCTCAAACCAGGAAATTGGGGCTCAGGTGGAGTCAAAGAGGGAGGGGGAAGGGTGGGTAGAGGAGAGAAGTGAGGGGGATCGGAAGGGGTGAGGGAGAAgaccaaaagttttttttttttttttttaattatttttaagggTAAaaaactgtttactaccctcatgtttcatggttttcaacatttagtacatcaagtttttttcgtctcagagtcatacctaaagtgtaaattttgggaaagtctcatacatccgttagtcaaactgttaaatctgccgttaattgtgatGTGGCGCCCATAtaaacaatgactgggcgccacatgtcagccacgttttttttccttctttcttcttcttcttcctccgactgcaactttttttttcttccttcttctctttcttccttccccttcttctcattctccttcttcttcctccaaatgtggggaagttttttttttcttcttcctccttcttccttcttccttctccttcttccttctttcgtcttccttcttcttcctccgaatctgcccagattcggtttttttctttttttttcttttttttcttcttcttcctccttcttccttcttcttccttccccttctccttcttcttcttcttcttcttccttcttccttccccttattattattattattattcttcttcttcttcttcttcttcttcttcctcttcttccaaatttggggaagttttttttttcttttctccttcttctttctccttcctccttcttccttcttccttcctcctcttcttcttcttcttcttcctccgaatttgCCCAGATTcggctattttttttctttctttcttcttcttcttcctccgactgcaactttttttttcttttcttctttctccttcctccttcttccttctttttctccttcttccttcctccttcttgcttccccttcttctctttcttccttcttccttcttcttcatcttcctcaaaaaaaaaaaaaaaaaaaaaccttcatcttccccagattcagaggaagaagaaggaagaaggagaagaaggggaaggaagaaggaagaaggaagaaggaggaagggggaaggaagaaggaggaggagaaggaagaagaaaaaaaaaaaccgaatctgggcagattcggaggaagaagaagaagaagaagaagaggaaggaagaaggaggaaggagaaggaagaaggaaggaggaaggaggaggaagaaggaaaaaaaaaagaaacttccccagattcggaggaagaagaaggagaatgagaagggagaaggaagaaggagaagaaggggaaggaagaaggagaaggaagaaggaaaaaaaaaagttgcagtcggaggaagaagaagaagaagaaagaagaaagaagaaaaaaaaaaaaaacgtggctgacacgtggcgcccagtcattgtccacatgggcgccacatcaTAATTAACGGcacatttaacagtttgactaacagatgtatgagactgtcgcaaaatttacactttaggtatgactctgagacgaaaaaaacttgatgtactaaatgttgaaaaccacgaaacatgagggtagtaaacagtcttttaccctatttTTAAATATCCACGTGGCACCCAATCATTGTTCACGTGGATGccatgtcatcagttaacggaaaATTTAACAGTAACcttaatggatgtatgaaaatgtcccacaattataactttaaaaaaacttcatgtaccaaatgttgaaaaccaagaaattttaaggtagtaaactgagattaaaccTACATTATAAGTCTAATTGAATATCACATAAttccaacaaaaaaattaacataatcGATTAACATAAGGTGGCAATATTTGATATTTTGAGATAAATGTGGAAGGCCAACACATTTAAATCCTTTAAATAATTAAGTGACTAGCAGACAAATTGCATCATCGCTCATTTTTAATATacataatatcgtttattaaaaagaaaaaaaaattgcagaggGTTTAATTAGATTCACGTGCAGCACGTGATTCAAACGTGTATATGCTTCTTGAAGCCATGCATGGATTAAAAATGTTCGCGCCTGCATCGTTTACTTTTTTATTCCTGTTTCCACTCATTTAATTTCAGCATTGACATTTTCTTGTGGGAGTGTTGATCATGTTGCATGTTATTATATGGGGCAATAATTGAgtttattgttttatttattcattgtattattaattagtcaatttaatATCTAAAATTCCAAGCTTTAGTCCTTTGTTTATTAGTTAACTTGTTGCTTCTCTGAGTTGATTGttgatatttaaaaaaattaaaataacaatacTACAATAGCGATTTATTATATGGTAAATGTGATTTTAATCCTTGCTTAAGATTATAATTAGAAAAATGTCTTATACAagattaaatattgattatAGTCCTTTGACTATACATCCATGTCAATATATATTATCCATGTcagcttttatttttttggtggtTTTATTGATTCTATTTTTCCAACATTGCCCATATGTGATTATGGACaataacaaattttaaatgCTGAGTTAAGAGTGTGCAATTATTACTTaatatattttcaatttttgtccattttaaacataaaagttCAATTGTATGAATCTTTCATCGTCCTCTTCTATGGTGTTGTGCAGATTCGTTTCTTTGTCTAGGAAGTTTAGCATTTTCACTAAAATCGTGTACATGGGTTTTTGTTAggatttgttgtttgtttgtggaATACTTGATATATTAGTTCAATATTTGTATATGATATGCATATGTGTACTGCACATGGTTTCAAATGGTTCTCATGCCATTCGCTCCTCTATATTTTGGCGCACTATAGAAATGAGGTACATTAATCCAACATAGGTACCATGGTTGAGGTACATTAAAATTCtaataatgtttttttaatttgcagGTACCATGTATTAGGTACCATGATATAGGTGCCATGCTATAGGTACTGTGATATAGGTACCATGATTTAGGTACATTATTTACTTATTTGGTATGATGtattcattaaaatttgatttctaGAGTTTTGTTTCGTTGTGATATGAAACTTTTTGAATTCTAATCAATACTTTCGTTTTCTTATTTGGTATGTATCTGAATTTCTTATTTTATAGGAGGAAATGAAGCcctcaaatcaaatattaattgtGGGGGTATTTTAGGAACTAAAATACACATAAAGACATTAAATCCAatgaaatatgagttttaatgtTAATTCTGAGGTGGACATCCAGTCAAGGGaccaatttaaattttttatcttgTACCAGGTTTTTATGAAAAGTTGAACTATGCCAAGGATTAAACTCCACTTACCCCATTATTATATTAAGCATTAGTGCAATTGTGCAAATATCTAAGAAGacctttgagatttttattagGGAAtttttattagcacttcaaaaatctcattcgacacttcaaactttttatatttggaaagaaaaatacacttatgagaagtgtagaatgagatttttggagtgacAATAACACTTTCCTTTTATTAtattatctttttttatttagaagAAAAGGAATAATATGTCTAAAAAGGAGAACTTTTAAGCTTTGTTCCTGAGCTTTGCTGCTTTAGAAATCTCACAACCGGGttctgcattctaaagagaTAGAGATGGAGGTGCTGCAAATACTTCACATGAACCAAGGGAATGGCGAGACCAGTTATGCTCAAAACTCTACAGTTCAggtataaattattttttactttttacatggATCTCGTTGGATTAATCTGATTACTTAATTTTTGTAGGGAAAAATGTTATCCACCGCAAAGTCAATCATTGATGAAGCTATACAAAAAATGTTGTGCTTAACTATAGCACCAAATGGGAGCATGGGAATAGCCGATTTGGGTTGCTCATCTGGACCAAACACCTTACTACTCATCTCCGAAATAATTGATGCCATACATGCCACAAGTAGCAGCTCATCATCATCCATAGAGTTTAGAGTGTTTCTAAATGACCTCATTAGCAACGACTTCAACACCCTTTTTATGTCACTCCCGGCATTCTACAACCAActaaaggaagaaaaaggtgctGGATTCGGGTCTGTATTTATCTCCGCCGTGCCGGGCTCGTTTTACGGCAGATTGTTTCCGGCAAAGAGTTTACATTTCGTGCACTCCTCTTCTAGTCTTCATTGGCTATCTCAGGTCCCTCCTGGCCTGGATTGCCAGGCAACTGGCAGAGCGTTTAACAGAGGAAAGATGTACATTTCTAAGACCAGCCCTCAATGCGTTTTGGATGCATATTCACTTCAATTTCACAAGGACTTTTTGCTATTTCTCAAGTCCCGGGCTGAAGAAATAGTTGGCGGAGGACGAATGGTGCTGTCACTCCTGGGCAGGTCGTCCGCTGACCCATCAACTCAAGAGAGTTGCTACGTGCAGTGGGAACTCCTAGCTCATGCATTAATGAGAATGGTTTCAGAGGTACCTACATAGATAAATATGCAatatttagttttaagttttttctcttcatctcatgatttggtttacaaaatttgatttaaaaatttggtaTATGCAATGCTATAGGGTCTCATTGAAGAGGAAAGGGTTGATTCCTTCAACGCTCCGTTCTATGCCCCAAGTGAAGAGGAACTAAAATTGGTGTTACAAAATGAAGGATCATTTACAATGGACCGCCTTGAAGCCTTTGAAATTGATTGGGATGGTGGTGCAGAAATAACCGCTGTAGTCAGTGGGCAGCGAATGGCCAAGACCATAAGAGCTGTGACCGAGTCCATGATCGAATCTCATTTCGGAAAAGATATCATGGATGATCTATTTCGTCAGTATGCCGAGCTCTTCGCGGATTACTTATCAAAATCTAAAACCAAGTTCATCAATTTGGTTTTTTCAGTCATTAGAAAGGACTGAATTttcttatattcattcacaaatTAAAGACCTGGTCTCATTGTCATTTTCTTAGTTATGTTGTTGGTTTGCCtttaaaaggaaaagaaatagcGATCTGATTATTAGCTTTTGACATGATTCATGTGAACAATCTAAAATATATGTGGGATCTATTATTGCTTCTAATTAGTTGTATTCATGTGGTCAATAATTAAAGAGGCGTTTAGTAACACGATACATTTGATAACCATGTGGACGGAATCTCTACCACTTGGAGCTTTCGATGGCAGCACCATGATGGCGTGTTAGTGCCAAAAGATAGGCTTCTTGGGTGCAATTTCAATGGATGGAGTATCAACCCTCAATGGCGTTCATGCCAAAACCTTTCCACAAATCAATAATTACAAAAGATGGCGCACAAATTTGAGGGGTCAAATCGATTAAGTGAATTCTCTGGTTGTCGTTATACCTTGGGACCTTATTTCAAAATCGCATCAAACCCTGTCGGCCAAAACACCAACCCAATTTTCCTCCAATTTTTCTTCCACACCAGCAACCACTCAATGTTAACACATGTTTTATCCAACAACTTAAATTGAGTCACTAAAATCGGTTGAATTAAACCTATCTGTGACTCAAATATATGTTGAAACTCAGTGCATGTAAGTACtcgttaaaattcaattttCCTCGTACGTTGATGTCTCTCACTTATAATTCAAGAGTTCAGTTCTTTATAAAATTTTCAGACCATTCTACCTACCAAATTACTCAAAATCTGCAGAACAACACGGTAGCAGAAGAATAAACATGCCTTCCCGTTTGCCACAAGAAGCTTATTATTCTTTTGGTTGTTACGCCGTGGTAGTAGTATTAGGTGCCTTGTCATGTCTGCTTTATCAAATTATCAAGTCAGTGAACTGCTCAAATCACGATATATCAACGGCTGAAATTCCTCCAGGCAGCCGAGGATTACCATTCATTGGAGAAACCCTAAAGTTCATGGCTTCCATTAACAGTGGCAAAGGGTTTTACGAGTTTGTCCGTCTTCGCCGTCTCCGGTAATACCTCTCTTTGAGTGCATGATCTACCCTTTACTCTATAATTTCTTCTGTTAATGAACGGGCCAACGGTCCACACTAATTATATTGTTCTCCAATTTGTAACTCGCCACTTGTACTGTGTGAGGTTCATCACAAAAAGTTTTAGTACAAATGTAATTCTAAGTGAAACCGCTCAATATAATTAAgttatattcaattttatcaatttttCAACATGAGATTCTTGTATTCTACAACACTGTAGTTTCTGTAAGTGCAGGCATGGAAATTGCTTTAGGACCAACATATTCGGAGAGACGCATGTTTTCGTTTCGAGCACGGACTCAGCAAAGGCAGTCTTAAACAATGACTTGGGGAGATTCAGCAAGAGATACATGAAAACTATTGCTGCGCTAGTGGGAAATCAAAGCCTCCTCTGTGCTTCCCACCAACACCACAAACTAATTCGTGGGCAACTAAGCAACTTGTTTTCTACCAATTCTTTATCAGTTTTTATCAAACAGTTTGATGAACTCATTGTTGATGCTATGAGAGGGTGGGAGCATAGAAGCTGTGTGGTCATACAAGACGAAGCAGTCAAGGTGACACAAATAATGCAATTTCTTCAGAACTTTGCAATTTTTCATTTCTGTATCAAATTTCCAAACCTTTACTATAACTGTGTCACGGGCACACACAGCTTAAATTGTCCCACATGTGAAATAACCGTATGACCTCCTTTGGAGTAATGAAGACTGAATGAATACTTTCAAGGAAAtcatttatattcacaagggcCTTTCTTTAAAGCAtgtgaaattttaaaataaaaaattaattgtttCTTGAAAAATCACTTACTAATACTTAACGTTTTCTATTATTGTTGCAAGCGTTTTGGGTTATATTAAAGTGCTTTAATTTATACATTCAGAAAGCATTTCAAAACAGATCATGGTTTGTTAGTTTTTGTGATTACTATTTGATATGGTATTTGATGTAAATTTCATTTTGGAGCAGATAACCTGCAAAGCTATGTGCAAGATGTTGATAAGCGTGGAAAGCGGATACGAACTAGAGGTGTTGCAAAAGGAGGTGGCTCATGTTTGTGAAGCAATGTTAGCATTCCCCTTGAGGTTACCTAGGACTAGGTTTTACAAAGGACTTCAGGTAAAATACTATATTCAACTACGCGTTCGAATCCTTCCTCCCTTGGCTGAGCCACTAAGGGGCCAGAATGGTCCCTCGCccatcctgcttttttttccttacTAGTATTGTAGATGTTGGTGCTGCATATCAGTCTAATTGTTAGGATGCCAAGTGGCACCATCTAGGTTGTCCAAGTGTACGGCCAAGATGGATAGCTATCTGATAAGATTGTTAGAATTGTTGTTAGAATTGGGTGGAAGTGTAATCAGTTAGACAGTTAGGGAGACTGCTTGCACAGCAGGTGAGAGTTAGTATATAAGGAGAGAGTTGTAAGAAGAAGGTTGGTTGTTGTTTTGTTGTTAAATGTAATACTGAGGAATTGTATACAATATATGAGGAAGTAGAGTTTGGGTCTTAACATTTGGTATCAACCAGCGTTGATCCTCTCAAGCCTTCATTGTTGTATGACACGCCAGGCTTCGAGGAAAGCCATGGATACCCGTTTGTCAGATCTCGAAACCACGATCGAAGATCTCAGATCAGAGCTCAAAGCCGAGATCAAAGCCAGTCAAGAATTAATTTTGCTACAACTGCAATCACTTGCAGCGAAGGGCAGTGGGGGATCGTGTGGAGAATCTTCTGAGGCGACTCCGACGAATCCCAATTTTCCGGGAGGGATGAACCCTAATCACAATTACAATCGCCAAGATTTGGGTTCTAATGCTGGTTGACCACCATTTTTGAGAATGGATTTCCCCAGATTTGTGGATGGTGACGATCCATTGGGGTGGGTGTATAAGTCTGAATATTACTTTGATTTCTTTGCTATCGACGACTCGAAGAAAGTGAAATTGGCATCGTTTCATATGGAAGGAGAAGCTCTGCAGTGGTTCCATTGGGCGAATTGTCTCACTCAATATCCTTCATGGGGTGACTTTACGAGGGTTTTTTGTCAAGAATTTGGTCCATCGGAATTTGACGATTGTGCTGAAAATTTGGTAAACTTGAAGCAAACAGGTCTTCTCAGGGATTATATCGTGGAATTTCAAAAAATGTCAAATCGAACCACGGATATGAGTCCTGCGATCCTTAAATCTTGCTTTATTGGGGGATTGAAAGCAGAATTGCGCCATGATGTGAAACTGCTTAAGCCACGAAATGTCCTTGAAGCTGCATCTTTTGCCCAGCAAGTTGATGCTAAGCTATCAGATTTAAAGGTGAAGTCTTTTCATAGAACTCCTACATTTCTACCTACATTTCGATCACCTACTTCATTGAATGTAATGCATCCCACAACCCTCGAAATTCGTCCCAAGAACCCTTCTGTGAGGCGATTAACCCCCGAAGAAGTTGATCACTGTCGCAAGAATGGTCTGTGTTTTCATTGCAAAGAAAAATATGGGAGGGGTCACATGTGTGAGAAGAAACAACTGCTTCTTATAGATGTTCAAGACTTTGATAATTTggaaaaagaagagaatgaTATCGTTGAAACGGAGGAACCTGAGATTACTGCATGTGCCCTGTTTGGCACTCCTGCACCCCCTACCATTAATACAATGCGTGTGCAAGGATTTATCAAGAATTGTCCAGTTACAATCCTCATTGATTCGGGTAGCTCTCACAACTTTATTGATCTGAGTTTGGTTAAGAGAATGAAGTATACGTTGGATACGGGCCATATATTCAATGTTAAAATTGCTGATGGTGGACGAGTAGCTACCAAAGGAGTCCTGAACCAAGTTTTTGTCAAGATTCAACAATTCAGTTGCGTAATTGATTTGTATGCTATGCCATTAGGGGGCTGCGATATCGTCCTTGGAGTACAGTGGTTGAGAACACTTGGTCCAATTCTGTGGGATTTCGACAAGATGTACATGAAATTTTCCAAGGGTTCTCAAACATTTTGCATTTCCAGTCATAGTTCTTCTTTGAACTAGATTGAGGATAATCTAGCAGCTGATGCACTATCCAGGAATCCTGCGAGTACTGAATTGGCTGCATTGGAATTCTTAGATCCTGTTGAATGTTTGGCAATTTCATACCTTTATTCTCAGTGAATGGACGAACTGCGAAGACatgtggagaaggatccttGGATACTGCACAAAATCCAGGAGGTCTTCAACAACCCTGCAGCTACGGATATTGTGGGAAATCTCAGATATCAATTGGATAAtgagtttttgaagttcaagcaCAGAATTGTTATAAGTCCTCAAAGTTGTTGGCGAGACAAAATTTTTGGGGAACATCATTTGAGTCCTATTGCTGGCCATGAAGGCTTTCTCAAAACATACAAGCAGATCTCTAGATCTTTTTACTGGGAAGGTATGAAGAAATACATTAAAGACATGGTGTCTAGTTGCTCCATTTGTCAACAGAACAAGTAT includes:
- the LOC103428660 gene encoding probable jasmonic acid carboxyl methyltransferase 1 isoform X2, whose protein sequence is MARPGKMLSTAKSIIDEAIQKMLCLTIAPNGSMGIADLGCSSGPNTLLLISEIIDAIHATSSSSSSSIEFRVFLNDLISNDFNTLFMSLPAFYNQLKEEKGAGFGSVFISAVPGSFYGRLFPAKSLHFVHSSSSLHWLSQVPPGLDCQATGRAFNRGKMYISKTSPQCVLDAYSLQFHKDFLLFLKSRAEEIVGGGRMVLSLLGRSSADPSTQESCYVQWELLAHALMRMVSEGLIEEERVDSFNAPFYAPSEEELKLVLQNEGSFTMDRLEAFEIDWDGGAEITAVVSGQRMAKTIRAVTESMIESHFGKDIMDDLFRQYAELFADYLSKSKTKFINLVFSVIRKD
- the LOC103428660 gene encoding probable jasmonic acid carboxyl methyltransferase 1 isoform X1 → MEVLQILHMNQGNGETSYAQNSTVQGKMLSTAKSIIDEAIQKMLCLTIAPNGSMGIADLGCSSGPNTLLLISEIIDAIHATSSSSSSSIEFRVFLNDLISNDFNTLFMSLPAFYNQLKEEKGAGFGSVFISAVPGSFYGRLFPAKSLHFVHSSSSLHWLSQVPPGLDCQATGRAFNRGKMYISKTSPQCVLDAYSLQFHKDFLLFLKSRAEEIVGGGRMVLSLLGRSSADPSTQESCYVQWELLAHALMRMVSEGLIEEERVDSFNAPFYAPSEEELKLVLQNEGSFTMDRLEAFEIDWDGGAEITAVVSGQRMAKTIRAVTESMIESHFGKDIMDDLFRQYAELFADYLSKSKTKFINLVFSVIRKD